From a single Fusobacterium ulcerans ATCC 49185 genomic region:
- a CDS encoding M20/M25/M40 family metallo-hydrolase, with protein sequence MVKENRLVQTFIDMASISSPSLKEREVGDYLLKVLKELGMEAYEDNAGQVHSGNCGNIIGVLKAPGKKKVLFSAHMDTVLPCDKVTPIIKDGVITSDGTSVLGGDDKGGIAAILEMINVIKENNLDHPEIIVVFSIAEEIGLRGARVFDIEKYSPDYSFILDSSGKPGVAIIQAPYSAKGEMKIIGKPAHAGISPENGINALTVASHAITKIRLGRIDSETTSNIGIVRGGEAVNIVMPELSIMYEARSFQGEKLDNLLKETNDIFEATAKEFGAEFINDVKKGYDGFTLDSESEILKYFAKACANVGLECTQKSSGGGSDANVYNAKGFTAVNLAVGMSKVHTKEEFIEIKDMVDTAKLILEVSKELSK encoded by the coding sequence ATGGTAAAGGAAAACAGATTGGTACAAACTTTTATTGATATGGCAAGTATTTCATCACCATCATTAAAAGAAAGAGAAGTTGGAGATTACTTACTAAAAGTATTAAAAGAACTTGGAATGGAAGCTTATGAAGACAATGCTGGACAGGTTCATAGTGGAAACTGTGGAAATATTATAGGAGTATTGAAAGCACCAGGAAAGAAAAAAGTTCTATTTAGTGCTCATATGGATACTGTGCTTCCTTGCGATAAAGTTACACCAATCATTAAAGACGGAGTCATCACAAGTGATGGGACATCTGTTCTTGGCGGAGATGATAAAGGTGGAATAGCTGCAATCCTTGAAATGATCAATGTAATAAAAGAAAATAATCTGGATCATCCAGAAATCATAGTTGTATTTTCAATAGCAGAAGAAATAGGATTACGTGGAGCGAGAGTTTTTGATATAGAAAAGTATTCACCAGATTATTCATTTATTCTTGATTCAAGTGGAAAACCAGGAGTAGCAATTATACAGGCTCCATATTCAGCAAAAGGTGAAATGAAAATAATTGGAAAACCAGCACATGCAGGAATATCTCCTGAAAATGGAATAAATGCATTAACTGTAGCTTCTCATGCTATAACTAAAATAAGACTTGGAAGAATAGATAGTGAAACAACTTCTAACATAGGTATAGTGAGAGGAGGAGAAGCCGTTAATATAGTAATGCCTGAGCTTTCTATAATGTATGAGGCAAGAAGTTTCCAAGGAGAAAAATTAGATAACCTTTTAAAAGAAACTAATGATATATTTGAAGCAACAGCTAAAGAATTTGGAGCAGAATTTATTAATGATGTTAAAAAAGGGTATGATGGATTCACATTAGATTCTGAGTCAGAAATATTAAAATATTTTGCTAAGGCCTGTGCAAATGTTGGATTAGAATGTACACAAAAATCTTCTGGGGGAGGAAGTGATGCTAATGTCTATAATGCTAAAGGATTTACAGCTGTAAATCTTGCAGTAGGAATGAGCAAAGTTCATACTAAAGAAGAGTTTATTGAAATCAAAGATATGGTAGATACAGCAAAATTAATTCTTGAAGTTTCAAAGGAATTGTCTAAATGA
- the mreC gene encoding rod shape-determining protein MreC, producing MIRKDKSSNKKNKILFLFIGIILLLFFFRGALNHIIDGVGYLFFPVQKSIYNTGNYLKETSYAVTEYKHILEENKRLKTENVKLDMVMEFNVTLVEENDRLKKLLEMKEESQKDLRVARVNFRTPSNLYERFYIDLGKNDGMVKDMIVLSGKNLIGKIGKVYDDYSMVDMVTGENFNISALTENNMLGIAKGSNEGNGELYFEPNTFENTIKSGEKVYTSGISDIYPKGLYIGYISDINEDESEIFRSIKIKTDIDVLNLNEVLVIIPKEKE from the coding sequence ATGATAAGAAAAGATAAGTCCTCTAACAAGAAGAATAAAATATTGTTTTTGTTTATAGGGATTATACTGCTCCTCTTTTTCTTTAGAGGAGCTCTTAATCATATTATAGATGGAGTAGGATATCTTTTTTTTCCAGTTCAGAAATCCATCTATAATACTGGAAATTACTTAAAAGAAACTTCCTATGCTGTTACAGAATATAAACATATTTTAGAAGAAAATAAGAGGCTGAAAACTGAAAATGTAAAATTGGATATGGTTATGGAATTTAACGTTACTCTTGTAGAAGAAAATGATAGACTGAAAAAACTTTTAGAAATGAAAGAAGAAAGTCAAAAAGATTTAAGAGTAGCAAGAGTTAACTTCAGAACACCAAGTAATCTTTATGAAAGATTCTATATAGATTTAGGAAAAAATGATGGAATGGTAAAAGATATGATTGTACTTTCTGGTAAAAATCTAATAGGAAAAATAGGAAAAGTTTATGATGATTACTCAATGGTAGATATGGTGACTGGAGAGAATTTTAATATAAGTGCTTTAACTGAAAATAATATGCTTGGAATAGCTAAAGGTAGTAACGAAGGCAATGGTGAGCTTTATTTTGAACCAAATACTTTTGAAAACACTATAAAATCAGGAGAAAAAGTATATACTTCTGGGATCAGTGATATATATCCAAAAGGATTATATATTGGTTATATCTCAGATATAAATGAGGATGAAAGTGAGATATTCAGAAGTATTAAAATAAAAACTGATATAGATGTATTGAATCTTAATGAGGTTTTGGTCATTATACCAAAGGAGAAAGAATGA
- a CDS encoding LolA family protein, with protein MKKWILTCFLLIFFTAFSSEKRILDIKKLAFFTKETLVVNGKERETRYNVKFQVPDKIRKEITFPEMNKGELYIYNGNEKTIYLPIFQQITHEKISSDENRIIEVINYIFEKEKKDINFRKKYYNSEIKEISLEDGVTIKFNKFTKIDGYLLPISFELFDNEIKIGVINIENYQINPEFDGKEFVLE; from the coding sequence ATGAAAAAATGGATATTAACATGTTTTCTTTTGATATTTTTTACAGCTTTTTCTTCAGAGAAAAGAATTTTAGATATTAAAAAATTAGCCTTTTTTACTAAGGAAACTTTGGTAGTGAATGGGAAAGAGAGAGAAACTAGATATAATGTAAAATTTCAAGTTCCAGATAAAATAAGGAAAGAAATAACATTTCCTGAAATGAATAAAGGAGAACTTTATATTTATAATGGAAATGAAAAAACAATATATCTTCCTATTTTCCAACAAATTACTCATGAAAAAATAAGTAGTGATGAAAATAGAATAATAGAAGTAATAAATTATATTTTTGAAAAAGAAAAAAAAGATATCAATTTTAGAAAAAAGTATTATAATAGTGAGATAAAGGAAATCTCTCTTGAAGATGGAGTGACAATAAAATTTAATAAATTTACAAAAATAGATGGGTATCTTCTTCCAATATCTTTTGAACTCTTTGATAATGAAATTAAAATTGGAGTTATCAATATAGAAAATTATCAAATTAATCCTGAATTTGATGGGAAGGAATTTGTGCTGGAATAA
- the recO gene encoding DNA repair protein RecO translates to MKFFDSNGIVINKKDFGEADRYITIFTETFGKVNVLVKGIRKSKKREQSSTDILALTKFTFYKKGENFILSNLTTIDSFSEIKENIDVLGIGLYITSILNSILVDNNRKKELFSLTLKSLNFLKSSNDERKNYILTAFYLFKVIKDEGLGFSAGEGCCFSFERSTFLLEGTEVFFKVSLKEKEIVEKFLNEKVKSIIEEEYSIKEIKNIIFLFERYLNFHLGIELKLKNYLMGVEND, encoded by the coding sequence ATGAAATTCTTTGATAGTAATGGAATAGTCATAAATAAAAAGGATTTTGGAGAAGCAGATAGATATATAACTATTTTTACAGAAACTTTTGGAAAGGTAAATGTCCTTGTGAAAGGAATAAGAAAAAGCAAGAAAAGAGAACAAAGTTCAACTGATATACTTGCTTTGACTAAATTTACTTTTTATAAAAAAGGAGAGAATTTTATACTTTCTAATTTAACTACAATTGATTCATTTAGTGAAATAAAAGAAAATATAGATGTATTGGGGATCGGATTATATATAACATCTATACTGAATTCTATTCTTGTAGATAATAATAGAAAAAAAGAGTTGTTTTCACTTACTTTAAAAAGTTTGAACTTTTTAAAAAGCAGTAATGATGAAAGAAAAAACTATATATTAACAGCTTTTTATCTTTTCAAAGTGATCAAAGATGAAGGACTGGGATTTTCAGCTGGGGAAGGATGCTGTTTTTCTTTTGAAAGAAGTACTTTTTTATTAGAGGGAACAGAAGTTTTTTTTAAAGTATCTCTTAAAGAAAAAGAGATAGTAGAAAAATTTTTAAATGAAAAAGTAAAAAGTATAATTGAAGAAGAATACAGTATTAAGGAAATAAAAAATATAATTTTCCTTTTTGAAAGATACCTAAACTTTCATTTAGGAATAGAGCTAAAATTAAAAAATTATTTAATGGGGGTAGAGAATGATTAA
- a CDS encoding PTS sugar transporter subunit IIA — MINIVKITDYMSEDLISLNLKSKNKEDVLMELAELIGACPNVNNTGNAIYKALVEREKLGSTGIGKGVAIPHAKTDAAERLTIAFGISNEKIDFKALDNENVNLFFVFASPIKDSQVYLKVLARISRLIREESFRNELLACKTPKEVLECINNKESI, encoded by the coding sequence ATGATTAATATAGTAAAGATCACTGATTATATGTCAGAAGATTTAATATCTCTTAATCTAAAATCAAAAAACAAAGAGGATGTTTTAATGGAACTTGCAGAGCTTATTGGAGCATGCCCTAATGTGAATAATACAGGAAATGCTATATACAAAGCATTAGTAGAGAGAGAAAAATTAGGTAGTACAGGAATTGGAAAAGGAGTAGCTATTCCCCATGCTAAAACTGATGCAGCTGAGAGATTAACAATAGCATTTGGTATAAGTAATGAAAAAATAGATTTTAAAGCTTTAGATAATGAAAATGTAAACCTGTTTTTTGTGTTTGCTTCACCTATCAAAGACAGCCAAGTATATTTAAAAGTCTTAGCAAGAATATCAAGGTTAATAAGAGAAGAAAGCTTTAGGAATGAACTACTTGCATGCAAAACTCCTAAAGAGGTTTTAGAGTGTATAAACAATAAAGAATCAATATAG
- the nrdR gene encoding transcriptional regulator NrdR — MKCPFCNSEDTKVVDSRSFMDGYSIKRRRECIKCEKRFTTFEKVEETPLYIVKKDKRRDRYDRNKLMRGLVAATVKRNISRESLETFVLEIEKTIQNSLRGEITTQELGEMVMERLKSIDQVAYVRFASVYKEFNDIKSFIEIVEDINKDNNKKD, encoded by the coding sequence ATGAAATGTCCATTTTGTAATTCTGAAGATACAAAGGTAGTAGATAGCCGTTCTTTTATGGATGGATATTCAATTAAAAGACGTCGTGAGTGTATAAAATGTGAAAAGAGATTCACTACTTTTGAAAAAGTAGAAGAAACTCCTTTATACATAGTGAAAAAGGATAAAAGAAGAGATAGATATGATAGAAATAAGCTTATGAGAGGACTTGTAGCAGCTACTGTCAAAAGAAATATAAGCAGAGAGAGTCTTGAAACTTTTGTTCTTGAAATAGAAAAAACTATCCAAAATTCACTGAGAGGAGAGATTACAACTCAAGAATTAGGAGAAATGGTAATGGAAAGATTGAAAAGTATAGATCAAGTAGCATATGTAAGGTTTGCTTCAGTTTATAAAGAATTTAATGATATAAAATCTTTCATAGAAATAGTAGAAGATATAAATAAAGATAATAATAAAAAAGATTAG
- the fmt gene encoding methionyl-tRNA formyltransferase has translation MRILFMGTPEFAVPCFDVLNSEYEIIGAFTKVDKPNMRGKKIKFTPVKEYALEHNIPVYQPNSLKIEETQNVIKELNPDLIVVVAYGKILPKEIIDMPKYGVINVHSSLLPKYRGAAPINAALIHGEKESGVTIMYIAEELDAGDMILSVSTEIKDEDNFLTLHDRLKDLGAKALLKAVKLIEKEEAPRISQNHSEATFVKPFKKEDCKIDWNKSEREIFNFVRGMNPFPSAYTTLDDKIFKIYGVKENFRNYEEGTVGEIVDIKKGAGVIVKTGNGSVILTEVKPENKKLLNGTDIINGNVLKKGDKLN, from the coding sequence ATGAGAATACTTTTTATGGGAACTCCTGAATTTGCAGTTCCTTGTTTTGATGTATTAAACTCAGAATATGAGATAATAGGTGCTTTTACAAAAGTAGATAAACCAAATATGAGAGGGAAGAAAATAAAATTTACTCCAGTAAAAGAATATGCTTTAGAGCATAATATACCTGTGTATCAGCCAAATAGCTTAAAAATTGAGGAAACTCAAAATGTCATAAAAGAATTGAATCCAGATTTAATTGTGGTAGTAGCTTATGGAAAGATACTTCCTAAAGAGATAATAGATATGCCAAAATATGGAGTAATAAATGTTCATTCATCTCTTCTTCCAAAATATAGAGGAGCAGCACCTATAAATGCAGCTTTAATACATGGAGAAAAGGAATCAGGAGTAACTATAATGTATATTGCTGAAGAACTTGATGCAGGAGATATGATACTTAGTGTTTCAACTGAAATAAAAGATGAAGATAATTTTCTAACTCTCCATGACAGATTGAAAGACTTGGGAGCAAAAGCTCTTTTAAAAGCAGTAAAACTTATAGAAAAAGAAGAAGCACCAAGAATATCCCAAAATCATTCTGAGGCAACTTTTGTAAAACCTTTCAAAAAAGAAGATTGTAAAATAGATTGGAATAAAAGTGAAAGAGAGATATTTAACTTTGTGAGAGGAATGAATCCTTTTCCAAGTGCTTATACAACTTTAGATGATAAAATATTTAAAATATATGGTGTGAAAGAAAATTTTAGAAATTATGAAGAAGGAACAGTTGGAGAGATAGTAGACATAAAAAAAGGGGCAGGTGTCATTGTGAAAACTGGTAATGGAAGTGTTATATTGACAGAAGTAAAACCTGAAAATAAAAAACTTCTGAATGGAACAGATATCATAAATGGGAATGTACTAAAAAAAGGTGATAAACTAAATTAA
- the folD gene encoding bifunctional methylenetetrahydrofolate dehydrogenase/methenyltetrahydrofolate cyclohydrolase FolD: MILDGKNMSSQVKEELKKELLEIKNKTGLVPGFAIVMVGENPASKIYVNSKIKGCKEIGIECFPHFLPEDVSEEKLLETIDELNKDDKVDGMLVQLPLPKHIDENKVIQKIALKKDVDGFKPENLGLLFLGNKTSLKPCTPLGIMELLKKYSIELQGKDVTIIGRSNIVGKPMAGFFINAGATVTVCNSKTKNLKEKTKNADILVVAIGVAKYITEDMVKDGAVIIDVGINRTEEGLFGDIDFEGVSKKASYITPVPGGVGPMTVAMLFHNTVQAFKNNRKI, from the coding sequence ATGATATTAGATGGAAAAAATATGTCTTCTCAGGTAAAAGAAGAGCTTAAAAAAGAACTATTAGAAATAAAAAATAAAACTGGACTTGTACCAGGATTTGCAATAGTTATGGTTGGAGAAAATCCGGCATCAAAAATATATGTAAATTCTAAAATAAAGGGTTGTAAAGAAATAGGGATAGAATGTTTTCCACATTTTCTTCCAGAAGATGTCAGTGAAGAAAAACTATTGGAAACAATAGATGAACTAAATAAAGATGACAAGGTAGATGGGATGCTTGTACAGCTTCCTCTTCCAAAACATATAGATGAAAATAAAGTTATACAAAAAATTGCTTTAAAAAAAGATGTAGATGGGTTTAAACCTGAAAATCTAGGATTACTTTTTTTAGGAAATAAAACTTCATTAAAACCTTGTACCCCATTAGGAATAATGGAATTATTGAAAAAGTATTCAATAGAACTTCAAGGAAAAGATGTTACAATTATTGGAAGAAGCAATATAGTAGGGAAACCTATGGCAGGGTTCTTTATAAATGCAGGAGCAACAGTTACAGTATGTAATAGTAAAACTAAGAATTTAAAAGAAAAAACCAAAAATGCAGATATATTAGTAGTAGCTATTGGTGTTGCAAAATATATTACTGAAGATATGGTGAAAGATGGAGCAGTGATTATAGATGTAGGAATAAATAGAACAGAAGAAGGACTTTTTGGAGATATAGATTTTGAAGGAGTTTCAAAAAAAGCTTCCTATATAACTCCAGTTCCAGGTGGAGTAGGACCAATGACTGTTGCTATGCTTTTTCATAATACTGTGCAGGCTTTTAAAAATAATAGAAAAATATAA
- a CDS encoding ACT domain-containing protein, with the protein MNEKEKREYYIVDKRILPNSIQSVIKVNDLVQHSKISKYEAIKKVGISRSTYYKYKDFIKPFFESGKDKVFSIHMSLVDKPGILAKVLEIIATEDMNILTIIQNIAIDGIAKSTISLQTTENVLRKIEGMLERISEVDGVKDLRIIGSN; encoded by the coding sequence ATGAACGAAAAAGAAAAAAGAGAATATTACATAGTTGATAAAAGAATACTGCCAAACTCTATTCAAAGTGTAATCAAAGTTAATGATTTAGTACAACACAGTAAAATCTCAAAATATGAAGCAATAAAAAAAGTAGGAATAAGCAGAAGTACATATTATAAATACAAAGATTTTATTAAACCTTTTTTTGAAAGTGGAAAAGATAAAGTATTTAGTATCCATATGTCACTTGTGGATAAACCAGGAATTCTTGCAAAGGTTTTAGAAATAATAGCTACAGAAGATATGAATATACTTACAATAATACAAAATATTGCAATTGATGGAATAGCTAAATCAACTATTTCACTTCAAACAACTGAAAATGTACTTAGAAAAATAGAAGGTATGTTAGAAAGAATATCAGAAGTTGATGGAGTGAAAGATTTAAGAATAATAGGAAGCAACTAA
- the accB gene encoding acetyl-CoA carboxylase biotin carboxyl carrier protein: MKIDLKTIKDLAENIDKYNLNEVVIESEGAKVTLKKEIPAAVETVTAVQRAAVVQNVETAAVEEIVETTVETEEMETINSPMVGTFYKSSAPGNPAFIAEGQTVSAGDTLCIIEAMKLMNEVKSHKNCTIVKILVEDGQLVKKGDKLFSVK; the protein is encoded by the coding sequence ATGAAAATTGATTTAAAAACTATAAAGGATTTAGCAGAAAATATTGATAAGTATAACTTAAATGAAGTAGTTATAGAGAGTGAAGGAGCAAAAGTAACTCTAAAAAAAGAAATTCCAGCAGCAGTAGAAACAGTTACAGCAGTACAAAGGGCAGCTGTAGTACAAAATGTGGAAACAGCTGCAGTAGAAGAAATTGTAGAAACAACAGTAGAAACAGAAGAAATGGAAACAATAAATTCTCCAATGGTAGGAACTTTCTATAAATCTTCAGCTCCAGGAAATCCTGCTTTTATAGCAGAAGGACAAACAGTTTCAGCAGGAGATACATTATGTATAATAGAAGCTATGAAACTTATGAATGAGGTTAAATCACATAAAAATTGTACAATAGTAAAAATTTTAGTGGAAGATGGCCAGCTTGTTAAGAAAGGTGACAAATTATTTTCTGTAAAATAA
- a CDS encoding CBS domain-containing protein encodes MKKVKDVYNKNIVTIGKDTHLGDIIFIMKNQGFGKLPVVDGDKVIGVVTREDILIKQGKTPLPPVIAFWEVMIALPNSKGYKESLKKFISFKVEDIMQKDFYTADLNDDLENVVTNMLNKGYNYVLVMENEKLVGIVTKSDLINKCY; translated from the coding sequence ATGAAAAAAGTTAAAGATGTATATAATAAAAATATAGTTACAATAGGAAAAGATACTCACCTTGGAGATATCATTTTTATAATGAAGAATCAAGGGTTTGGAAAGCTCCCAGTAGTAGATGGAGATAAAGTAATTGGAGTAGTAACAAGAGAGGATATACTTATAAAGCAAGGAAAAACTCCTTTACCACCAGTTATTGCATTTTGGGAAGTAATGATAGCTCTTCCTAACAGTAAGGGTTATAAGGAAAGTTTGAAAAAATTTATTTCATTTAAAGTAGAAGATATTATGCAGAAAGATTTTTATACTGCTGATCTGAATGATGATTTAGAAAATGTAGTAACAAATATGCTTAATAAGGGATATAATTATGTTTTAGTTATGGAAAACGAAAAATTAGTTGGAATAGTCACAAAGAGTGATTTAATAAATAAATGTTATTAG
- a CDS encoding hemolysin family protein, with the protein MDTYQNVVLLVFLILLSGFFSASETALTAFRSIHLEKLEDGKHDKQVNLLKKWLKNPNEMLTGLLLGNNIVNILASSIATIVTIQFMGTSSKSVAVATIGMTIIILVFGEITPKIIAKNHSLKIAGVVIVIVYWFSFFTKPLIKILIWISKFIGRLLGIELEDETLMITEEDIISFVNVGEAEGIIEEDEKEMIHSIVGFGETSAKEVMTPRTAMLAFEGNKTIDDIWYEMVDNGFSRIPVYEDTIDNILGVLYIKDIMNSIKDGNTNVPIKNFIRPGYFVPETKSIIEILKEFKALKVHIALVLDEYGGIVGLLTIEDLIEEIVGEIRDEFDTEEEEFITQIDENSYEVDAMIDIETLDKELCLNLPESDDYESLGGLIVTELGRLATIGDELKFNGVKLKVLEINKMRVSRVLIEKEQQSND; encoded by the coding sequence GTGGACACGTACCAAAATGTTGTGTTACTTGTGTTTTTAATTTTGTTATCAGGATTTTTTTCTGCCTCTGAAACTGCTTTGACAGCATTTAGAAGCATACATTTAGAAAAATTAGAAGATGGAAAGCATGATAAGCAGGTAAATCTTTTAAAGAAATGGTTGAAAAATCCTAATGAGATGCTTACAGGGTTGTTATTAGGAAACAATATAGTTAATATACTTGCTTCTTCAATAGCAACTATAGTTACTATTCAATTTATGGGGACTTCAAGCAAATCAGTTGCTGTGGCGACTATTGGAATGACTATTATTATATTAGTATTTGGAGAAATAACTCCAAAAATAATAGCTAAAAATCATTCATTAAAGATAGCAGGAGTGGTTATAGTTATTGTTTATTGGTTTAGCTTTTTTACAAAGCCATTGATCAAAATATTGATATGGATATCAAAGTTCATAGGAAGGCTTCTTGGGATAGAACTAGAAGATGAGACATTGATGATAACAGAAGAAGATATAATTTCTTTTGTAAATGTAGGAGAAGCTGAAGGTATAATAGAAGAGGATGAAAAGGAAATGATTCATTCTATAGTAGGATTTGGAGAAACTTCTGCTAAAGAAGTAATGACACCTAGAACAGCAATGCTTGCATTTGAAGGAAATAAAACTATTGACGATATCTGGTATGAAATGGTAGATAATGGATTTTCTAGGATACCAGTATATGAAGATACTATTGATAATATATTGGGAGTACTTTATATAAAGGATATAATGAATTCTATAAAAGATGGAAATACAAATGTTCCTATAAAAAACTTTATCAGACCAGGGTATTTTGTTCCTGAAACTAAATCTATTATAGAAATATTAAAGGAATTCAAAGCTCTTAAAGTTCATATTGCATTAGTATTAGATGAGTATGGAGGAATTGTAGGACTTTTGACTATAGAAGATCTTATAGAAGAAATAGTTGGTGAAATCCGTGATGAGTTTGATACTGAGGAAGAGGAATTTATTACTCAAATTGATGAAAATAGCTATGAAGTAGATGCTATGATAGATATAGAAACTCTTGACAAAGAGTTATGCTTAAACCTTCCTGAATCTGATGATTATGAAAGTCTTGGGGGATTGATTGTTACTGAATTAGGTAGATTAGCTACTATTGGAGATGAACTTAAATTCAATGGAGTTAAACTTAAAGTATTAGAAATAAATAAAATGAGAGTATCAAGGGTTCTAATAGAAAAGGAGCAACAGTCTAATGACTAA
- a CDS encoding DUF502 domain-containing protein, whose product MTKHIKSYFYAGLFSLLPLVLTLYIFNWVMSLVMIVLNDSFVTKVIKEIILNLVGEEDYLFYFQILTYILSLVTMVVFICFVGLTLKMVFFAKIAKKAKAFLAKIPFINQIYSTISQIIDVITSDRSKTYQKVVAVEYPRKGIYSIGFLTSESNPNVEKATGIERMYNIFIPTSPNPTSGMFIVINAKDVKILDIKVDDAVKLIISGGVILPEKPLEEKEEQEQITIE is encoded by the coding sequence ATGACTAAACATATAAAGAGTTATTTTTATGCAGGATTATTTTCTCTTCTCCCATTAGTGTTGACACTATATATATTTAACTGGGTAATGAGTTTAGTAATGATAGTTTTAAATGATTCATTTGTTACAAAAGTAATAAAAGAAATTATATTAAATCTGGTAGGAGAAGAGGATTATTTATTTTATTTTCAAATATTAACCTACATATTATCACTGGTTACAATGGTAGTATTTATTTGTTTTGTAGGACTTACATTAAAAATGGTATTTTTTGCAAAAATAGCTAAAAAAGCAAAGGCTTTTCTAGCTAAAATACCATTTATAAATCAGATATATTCTACAATAAGTCAGATAATAGATGTTATTACTTCTGACAGATCTAAAACATATCAAAAAGTAGTAGCAGTGGAATATCCTAGAAAAGGGATTTATAGTATAGGATTTTTAACATCTGAAAGTAATCCTAATGTGGAGAAGGCAACAGGAATAGAAAGAATGTATAATATCTTTATCCCAACTTCACCAAATCCAACTTCAGGTATGTTTATAGTTATAAATGCAAAAGATGTAAAAATATTAGATATAAAAGTAGATGATGCAGTCAAGTTGATAATATCTGGAGGAGTTATTCTACCAGAAAAACCTTTAGAAGAAAAAGAAGAACAGGAGCAGATAACAATAGAATGA
- a CDS encoding tetratricopeptide repeat protein, whose product MKKIFFLLGILLLGGCSGADKKEKNLIQDDYTFIKGVNLYHKGKKKEALKEYEQIYKNDSKNLMVMKEMAIVNCELGNKEAAIYYLEKAYEIAPNDESVIKNLANVYYRDKQFERAEKYLNMFPKNSNDNDILKLRGYIAYEKSDYEKSYNYLKEVQEEKYDMRLYHTIKNNLIKLNKKEILYSLLNKKYENYKNKRDYVILYCNSLSTVFNEKDSAAKILIRYISEYGGDDELFLILSTLYLENGDKEKAFNSFKLISDSYKYEPKYIELRKKLKRKSIDD is encoded by the coding sequence ATGAAAAAAATATTTTTTCTGTTAGGAATACTGCTTTTGGGTGGATGCTCTGGAGCAGATAAGAAAGAAAAAAATCTTATTCAAGATGATTATACCTTTATTAAAGGAGTAAATCTTTATCATAAAGGGAAGAAAAAAGAAGCTTTAAAAGAGTATGAACAAATATATAAGAATGACTCAAAAAATCTTATGGTAATGAAAGAGATGGCAATAGTAAACTGTGAACTTGGAAATAAGGAAGCAGCTATTTATTATTTAGAAAAAGCTTATGAGATAGCCCCAAATGATGAAAGTGTTATAAAAAATTTAGCTAATGTCTATTATAGAGATAAGCAGTTTGAAAGAGCAGAAAAATATCTTAATATGTTTCCAAAAAATTCAAATGATAATGATATTTTGAAACTTAGAGGATATATAGCTTATGAAAAAAGCGATTATGAAAAATCATATAATTATCTAAAAGAAGTACAAGAGGAAAAATATGATATGAGGCTGTATCATACAATAAAAAATAATCTTATAAAATTGAATAAAAAAGAAATTTTATATTCTTTATTAAATAAAAAATATGAAAATTATAAAAATAAAAGAGATTATGTAATTTTATATTGTAATTCTTTATCAACTGTATTCAATGAAAAAGATTCAGCAGCCAAAATATTGATAAGATATATATCAGAATATGGTGGAGATGATGAGCTATTTTTAATACTTTCAACATTGTATCTAGAAAATGGAGATAAGGAAAAAGCATTTAATTCCTTTAAGTTAATTTCAGATAGTTATAAGTATGAACCTAAATATATAGAACTCAGAAAAAAATTAAAGAGAAAGAGCATAGATGATTAA